gaggtgcattgcagttggagcagaagattgaagactcagcaaaggcgagaagttgtagtgtcgacaaaggcttcgacgaggacgtcaaaggaataagtgagggagaatgtcacggacaaacttctaaacaggatgtttgatgcaatgcttatgtatgtccgtgtcttttggtatgttcatgctttgtacagcatatagagggacgaccgaagacttaatagtcacatcttagttaggttggtggccgctttaggcttgtaaataaatgttgtgtcatgtggacacgcgcgagagattttcgatctgtaatggaccattttaccctttgttgtgcaactgttcagagcttgtaaagtctgtttgtaatttacattgtctataaagtgttttcggaaatgtttgcttgtggatcccgaatgagacgttttctttaacccgttctatcttttgtgggttctaagggacatgagaggtttcggggagactgatATTTACGAACAGatatgcaagggtgccacacgacttaggcaaaaccagctaactcCGTGAAAACATGGAAGATGAGTAAGCTCAAAAACCCATACTTTCCTAACTAGAAGAAGCAATGAGTAGGGCTTTAGGTAATCTAAAAAGTGTCGTATGTGTTGCAGCTTCTGGTTGGCATATAATGATTTTTTTGCCAAGATCACTATTGTACATAGAAAGGTTGATTCTTCGGTTTAGAAGATGACAACACACGATGATAGCTCTTAATTTGCTTCACACTTTTCTATCTAGCATTTCAATGGTGTAGAGAAAAAGGTGTTATCTTCCACATTAATGAGTGTCTACTTTCCACCACAAAATAGCATTCGATGGCCTGAGAAGTTTTCCATCATACAAAAACCATACAAAACATTATTCACTCCGCTTGATCAAAGACAGTGCAGGAGTAACCCAGATTCTTGATATACTGTAATAAACAAGGATGAAATGTCTAAATATGACAGATGTGCATAAAAGAACTTTGCCAAATGAGCggttaatagaaaaaaaaaaaaaaaaaaaaaactatgctgGAGGTTTATAAGTAGCAGAAGCCTTGTCAAAATCACATTTCATGTAGTATTACAATGTTGCAAAGtaataaagaaagaagagaaaaatacttaaaagaaaaaaaatcatgcaaCTTGGACAGTCACTTAGCAATCAAAGACATCAACAGCTCAACCATGTAGGTGACAAGAAGAATGTGTTTGCGGTAAGTGATGCCAGCAGCAGATATGTTCTTAAAAGTATTAATTGTGCCACTGTCAACATCAATGGGAAAATATAACTGTGCACTtgcacatacatatacacatcCATACACACATAAATATAGATTATATATATCTGGAGTATCATAAattattagaattatttttcttgtTAATAATATAATTGCACTGCCATATTTGTGAGATGCAATAGTCATGCTATTCACATCACAGCAACAAATTTATGAAAtgctgaaagaaaaaaaagaaagagaataacGAGCACAATGGCTAACCAAATAGAAAAGCAGAATTAAGAAAATATTCACTTATGATACACAAATAACAAACAATTTATAGAAAGTTTTGATGTTCCAATTTCAGTTTCTTGGTTAGTGTAAATATTGTAAATATTTTGGTGGTCttggaagttcaaaagattcttcCTACCTGTTTTCTATTTCCCTCCTACATGGAGAAGTGAAGGCAATCAGAATGGTGAGACAGATCCCTAGAATCTACTAGAAGGTCCGGCAGGGATCAGTGTTATCCTCCATTACTTTGAAAAAGATATTGCTCTTGGAAATTTTGCAGTTTTGGCAATTCCTATTTTAGAAAATTGCAtgattttaaaatagaaaaagagaaaaatgcaTAATTATCTTGATTAACATATTCAATTAACACCATGCCACCATATGCGTATCTCCACAAACACAGAAATAATTCATCTCGAGGGAGACTCTTCTTGGCACTATATATTTTATATACCTATGTTTCTCTAATGTACATAATAAACATCATCGGGTACCCTCAAAATGTATTTAAATATGTTACAGTGTAATCCCGTCAAACTCGTTCTCACGATCCTAGAGTTCTATTGTACCTATTCTGATCTCAAACTTTCGTAGTTGGACCATTTTAAATTTACATTTTTTATTCAGGTGATTAGAGGATCTTTCTCAGTCCAAGTTAAgatccaaatcaaaagcaaatcaaGTCTCGGGAAGGAGTCCTAGTCCTACCCTAATCCTGCTTGGATAAGGAGTTTACATCTACTTGGATTAGgataaaaaatgatatattcaaCCTTATTTTCAGAGGCAACTTTGAAAAGCCTCTAAAAACCCCATTATGGATGCAGTACATGTTAAGCAGATCTTTTTATTAGCCCGAATAGAGCGAGCAACATTTTGCAATGTGGATTAAACTTTCCATTTTTTGACTTCTATGATTATAGATTCCTAACTGATCAAAAGAATAGGGGAGGGAAGGTATAAAGTATAAATAAAAGGCCTTTTTTGCTTAGCCCTATTAGGAAGAAAATCCTATTACACACCATATGCATATTTTTTAAGCATCAATATTGACTTGAATCTCTAAAACATATGCATATTATTAATTCAGTATAGAGTGTACCGTTTATATCAATTTCATTGCTAGATGTGTATAATGAATCACGTAGATTTCGCATTGTTCCCCAGCTGAATGTAAACCCTAACTCAGCTCCTGAATTGCTAATTAGTGTATGTAGTGTGGACACAGAACAGAACATGGGTGTTGCACATAGGAAACATGAAAGCATATAAAAGAtcagaaaaaaatcaaatttttttatcGTGACTAAGGAACAGAATCACAATTAGACTATGCAGCAATAAGGATAGAGATAAACCAATAGGCCAAAATACCCGAAGCGAACAAGATTATCAAAGTCCTCACCAATTCGAACTAATTGTATGATTCTATTTAAGCCGTGGGTTTGCGTTGGAACCCTTGACCGAGATCCTCGTCGGAAGGAAAGGAGGCAAGGGCGGTGACGGAGACTGAGGAAGGGCCCACTCTGCAGCGCCTCTCGACCATCTGGTCGACCGCGGAGGGGTCGTCGGAGAAGAGGGCCTCGACGGAGCCGTCCCCTCGGTTGCGGACCGAGCTCCCGGGTGGTCTGGACCGTCCAATCTCCAAAGAACGCCCCTTGATCACCACCCGGAGCTGAGCTGGAAGGAAATCCAACCATATCAGAGATCAGATGAGAAGAGGAGTCGAGAACGAAGAAAAGGTCGGAGGGAGGGACGATAAAGTTTTGGTGGACGGAGGCATCGGCGGCGGGGTTGCAGCTGCGGCTATATCGTTCATGGGCGATCCGCGTTGAGAAGATTGGAAAAAGAGAAACAGGGCCGTGGATggcaaaataaataaatgaatttatattaaataccactgatttactatatatatatatatatatatatatatatatatatatatatataaattcgactcaatttaaaatagataaagATAAACCCTTTGATTCACGAACGATTATCGATTACTAagattttattttgatataaaggaaTCTATTTTGATGTAAAGGAttaaaacttttttattttggttgatcagtaactataaataataattaataacttTTTTATCGGCATTACAAGGAGGAAAATTCTCAGGAATAGCATAAGGCGCTGTTTGATATGCTATCAATGCATCTTAGAGAGGTCATCAAGAGAATCCTCAGAGATTGCCGGCTAACTACAGTTGTTCACCTGTTCCGacaatcttcttcttcaaagATTCAATATCACTCGCTaattcttttctgctttcctgtaAATAACAAGTGATCTGTCAGGAAAGAGAAGATGAAGACAAAGAACAAGTAGGGCAAGACTAAGCATTACATTTTTATGACAATTAGATGTACCAATTTTTATGACAATTGGCATCGCATTTTGTCAAAACGAACCAAACAATATGTACACTGTTTAACATTTTAGACTTGAGATCATGTAAGCAATTATCCTAAGCTACTCTGGCTTTCCATACCAAGCAAAAGAATATTAGACATGCATGAAATTTTAGATACTTTAGAATTCTTATATTTACATACTTTAGCAGCTATAAATGCAATACAACCTATTTACAGATGATTTAGATGAGATATATTCTTTGGTAAGAATCTCTTCTAAGTCCTTTGGATAACTTACAATTAAACTCAATGGTAGTAATGATCATAAATAGCATTGGTGTTCATCAAATAAGTAAAATCTAAAATGACAAATGGGTTAGAAGTGATCAATTGCTTTGAATCAAACAGTAGAACATCTGTATCTTAAACTTTACCTTGAAAAGTAAATAACGGTATACGAACCATCCAGTGTATCCAAGCCCCACTAATTCCATGATCTTTGGAAGCTGAAATCACAAGTAAGAAGCTTTGAGGACAACATGACTTGGAACAAAGCAACTACATTTTTGTGTGTCAACTGTCAAAGATATCACGAGTTTGGCATCATAAATGCTGATTGCATTTCTGCCTTGACTACTCAAAATGTATCAAATGTGGCAGCATTCGATGCTATCACAAGGATTGATAATTGGTTCATAAGAACATACGAATCTGTAATCAGAGTCAATAATTCATCTTAATACCAGAGGAACTGAGTTGACAGCACCGACGATTATGGAAGATAGCCACACTGCAACAATTGCACCTCCGCCGTACAAGAAGACCGTGGATTTGTTCTCAATCGAGTCCCACTGCCATCACAGCTCAGTTGGATCAGATTCCAAGACAGGTAAAGAATGCTAATGTGCATGAATTGGGCAGGCTTACTTTGTCCTTCAAATCTGCCAGGAGCTCATCAGTTTGAACAGAGCCAGATGACTCTTCTGATGATGAAGATGCTCTTACCCGGAGCGAAGAAAACCTGCAATCATCTGCAAATAAGAACCTGAATCAGTCGTGCGATGTCACTTGATAACCTGTGCTTAATGCTAAAAGACACACTTGTTTTCCCTTTTTGATTCATAAAACTCAACTAAGGAAACCCTTTGGTATCTTCTAGGATTCACACTCAATCAAAAGAGGAAGAGAATCATGAAACTTCCTCAAAATCTAATCTTCTCTGTGCAAATTGTACCGTATAAGTGATTCATGGAAGTTCCCAACTAGAAATATAAGAGATTGAAGCTGAAGTTGTATAAGAGGCATGATAAGCGTAAGGATACCATGGGAGTGGGAGGAGGAAAGGGGGAGAGGCAGGGACGAGGAACGGCGAGGTCGCGGCGGGATGAGGACCGCGGAGCCGGGTACAGGGAGGCGAGCTCCGCCCAGCACTGCGGCAGCCGTTGAGGACGCCGCAAACGCCATCGCCGCCATGGAGGTCTGCTGCGAGAGGACCTACGGCAGCTGCCTTTCTTGCTTCGCTGCCGCTCCTGACTTCACTTTCCTCTGAGCACTAACCAATGGACAGGTGGCAGATAGGCTCCTTCTGATTGGTTGCTTTCCTGTCATTAACGCATGGTGGTATAAAACTGCGATACTGACACTCCGCCCAACTTACGTGCACTTGGGTAATTAATATTTCTGGCTCAATTATTTTCTTAGTTTAagtaactttgaattaattgaatttgataaattacttTATAAATGACTCTAAAAAAATCCTTTACTTTGATAAATTACTTGATAAATCCCTTAATCATACCTAtttgaaaatataaatatattttttttaattaaattattaagcaATTAATATTACGTAtttcttaatttaattatttaagatttataattttgttgttgttgacgaAATCTAACATCGATATCATCTTGAGGAGATGACGCGGAGTAATAATTGAGTGCAGCCTGGTTTCGCCGAGATGGGGCCCAAACATGACATTAATGTTTGAAACGAGGCTAAGAAATATCATCTGGAAGATGCGTGTACATCCACTGTTGTCCTACTTGAGTCAAAGTCCACCTTCCAAACATTAGAAAGTAAAGAACCGTGTGTAGACCGCAAATGAACAACTTTGGGCTGACATCTTGAACCATCAAATGCTTCATTAAACCATAATCCATATGAAATTAAGCATCCACGAGACATACATTATTTACTTTTCATACAGGAAGAAACGGGTCGTACAACCGTAATTTGTTCCGTAATTCAACAACTGCAGTCACTTAATTATAATAGCATGTACTTTCCAGGGTGTGTGCGTGTATCACCCGCTCATGCTTTGGACCGGCGGCGGCAAGGTCGCCGTTTCTCCCTGTCTCTCCATGTTTGCATGCCAAcctgcacaaaagaaaaggaagTCAGATCATGCAGAACTCAGAGAAGAActcacgaagagagagagagagagagagagagagagagagagagggtgtggCTCTGGAACCTATGCTCATGTCGAAGCCACGACGCTTGAGCTCTCGGTACATCTGGCAGAGAGAGCAGGACTCGCAGCAGCAGCAGTGGACGAGGCAGTCGGCGCAGGGCTCCTCCTTCAGCCCGTACTGCCTCCTCAGCTTGGAGCGGTAGAAGCACGAGTAAAAGCACGGGCAGAATGTCACGAACGCTAGAAGCGCGTACAGTGCCCCACTCACCCCACACGCTTCTCGGATATCAATCCATGGGTTCAGACAACCAAGAAGAACAGATTCCacgattacatatatatataaagaaaaaactCACAGGTGGATCCTTTGTCGATGATCTCCGCGATTTGGCCAAAGGTAATACAAGGGCAGAAGCAAGTGATGAAGCCTGCAATAACATGCGTTACAAGGAAGAACCAAGATGAGTAACAACAGTTGGGATGAAGAGACCGGAGGGATTGATTACAGTTGCCGACGTCGTCGCAGCAGTCGCAGAGGCCGGTCGACCATGGACCGGTCACCGGAGCTTGGATATGGAAAACGCCGGGAGCTAGGGGCACCGGAACGCCCGTGGTCGGTGGCGCCGTAGGGTAGTAGGGGCCCTTCGACTGCGGCGGCGGAGGGTAGTAGGGATCTGGTTTGGATGCATACATCGTGGAAGAACTGGACTTGGTTGATCTACAGCTGGAAGAAGAGCCACTTGTGGGTTATCTCGGGTGGGAAGATCGCTCTAGGAATTAGCTGATCTTGATTTTATATCATCCACTGGGTCATAGGCGAATGCGAGCAATGGAGTCATCATTGCAAATGTCACACCTTGACCAAATGCTTCGCTGGGTCTTCGTTGTGACAGACATCtcatctttatatatataatcatcctATGATATAATATATCTACAAGTTCCATCAAATTCTAGGCAATTAAGTAATTAAGCCCGATTTAAATATCCACTTTTCTACTTGAATTAAACCTAAATTTGATTAAAAGAAAAGTGACCTCACCATCATACTTATTCGAAGTTGGCTTTAGTGTATATATCCACAAAGCATGTGGAAGACCCTAATCTTAATTATTCTTTCACTTTGGAACACGGTTTGATTAGAAAAGTCATCTTCGTAATACAAATGAAAGAAGGAAAAGTCAAATAGGCGTGTTAGAGAGGATTGACATTTCATTATCAGCAAATAATTACGAGAAAATGATTGCCTCGCTCGTAGAAAGATACAACAGTAGACTCGTCTGAGAGACCGATCGTGCCTAAGAACGTCTCAGTTTAGTCAGAATAGCACTCAAGTCATATGCAGCTTCCAAAGCCTTTCTTCTGCAGAAACTTGAATTCTTCAAAAACAAaaacacctcctcttttctttaaTGCTCAATCTACAGTCTATTTGTTAGCTTTCTAAATGAAAATAAAAGCGATCCTgatataaaaactattatcgtaaGGATTGCTGAGGAAAACCATACTAATATACACTGACAAACCACGACAACATCTGATACAGTACGGTAGCCGGGAGGATTCAAGAACAATGAAGCATAGCTTTTTCCTACGGGGGAAACCAACGAGACAAAAGAACAGTGTTCTTGCGGCCATATGCAACTCTTGGAAAGCCAAAGGCAACGATCGAAGCCTGCCAAATTGGACTGTGGCCACTCCACTCCAATGATGAGACTTCGTCAGTCGTGTTCTCCGTAGAATTGTCTGCATTCCTAAGAGACTACTAGTCAAACTAGCTAATAGGTTGATTGCTACGAGAATGGTGGTGTCGAACCGttcaaaaataatataagtttattaaaaatattaaaattaatataaaaatattcatatttggtTATTTTTGTTTCTAGATCAATaaagataaatcttatttttatatataaataagtttttatttaaatttGGAAGTACTAAAAATACAGTGAGtctattcaaaaataataaattgataGTATTAAGTCTTATAAAAGAAATATTGGATCAATTCATTTATGTTCTTGGATTGTTTGAGGTAATACAATTCACAAATTAATTCGCATAACCAATGTAACATATTTTTATCAACACGTTCCAAAGCAATATCATGCCgagggttatcttctcatcatggCTTCTTCacacaaaagagaaagaaaaattaaGTGATGGCTCTACAATTGGAAGAAATATCATATCAGGGAATGAGGAGGAAGAAACTTATCCGCGTCTATCCAAAAGCAACAACGAAATCGGACCCTGATGAGTCTTCGAGTTGCCCACCTCTTTACATACTCGATCCAGCATGCACAGGAAGTCCCTCACGATCACGAAGATCCGAAGTGGGTTCGCTTCATCCTTGCTTACATCTCCATGATAGTACTCCGCGATGTTCCTGACCTGAAGCAACACTTGGTTTTCGTCATCTTTCAGCTCTTTCACTATCTTTTCGGCTTCATTCAGGAAGGATCTCATGCGATGCACGAATCTCTTGCTCTTGTCGTCAACCGTCATGTCTTGTTCTACTAACTGTTTCGACTGAGACAGTCCACTCGAGAGATTTGAGACGGAGCTGATCAGGACATCCAAGTCCATGCTTGCAGTCTTCTTGACGTTGCCGAGCTCGGTGATCAATCCCGAGACAAGTTTCAGACCTGTTGCCCTGTGatcctcttctttttcctccGCCGTCTTCGACTTGTGCTTCTCTGTTTCGGTCTCCATTGCGTTTACACCTTCCAGTCGAACTATCTCTTGAACGACAAAATGCAGTAAGGTAGTCTTTCCATCAGTTCCTTTCAC
This DNA window, taken from Musa acuminata AAA Group cultivar baxijiao chromosome BXJ3-7, Cavendish_Baxijiao_AAA, whole genome shotgun sequence, encodes the following:
- the LOC135642846 gene encoding protein CURVATURE THYLAKOID 1A, chloroplastic-like, which produces MAAMAFAASSTAAAVLGGARLPVPGSAVLIPPRPRRSSSLPLPLSSSHSHDDCRFSSLRVRASSSSEESSGSVQTDELLADLKDKWDSIENKSTVFLYGGGAIVAVWLSSIIVGAVNSVPLLPKIMELVGLGYTGWFVYRYLLFKESRKELASDIESLKKKIVGTAQLRVVIKGRSLEIGRSRPPGSSVRNRGDGSVEALFSDDPSAVDQMVERRCRVGPSSVSVTALASFPSDEDLGQGFQRKPTA
- the LOC135642008 gene encoding protein PLANT CADMIUM RESISTANCE 2-like, coding for MYASKPDPYYPPPPQSKGPYYPTAPPTTGVPVPLAPGVFHIQAPVTGPWSTGLCDCCDDVGNCFITCFCPCITFGQIAEIIDKGSTSCGVSGALYALLAFVTFCPCFYSCFYRSKLRRQYGLKEEPCADCLVHCCCCESCSLCQMYRELKRRGFDMSIGWHANMERQGETATLPPPVQSMSG